The Arachis hypogaea cultivar Tifrunner chromosome 19, arahy.Tifrunner.gnm2.J5K5, whole genome shotgun sequence genome has a window encoding:
- the LOC112777580 gene encoding uncharacterized protein ycf45 isoform X1 — MVVGKPLAAGRLSISWNPWNLNVKPIPLATFNFALRLQPPTYLNFHVRASCFPASSPLPQNDDLQALLQILPSDLHDNLLNEPDRAQLLEVILDLGRLPEARYLGKEGGQYIRESEVTVKELEYARQAVGEFGRDNRAGIEGTLHRISAIRSRKGGIVGLTCRVGRAVSGQINMVYDLLQYWKSILFVGRPGVGKTTVIREIARVLSDEFHKRVVIVDTSNEIGGDGNIPHAAIGSARRMQVPEPSMQHRVMLEAVENHMPQVIIVDEIGTEAEAHACRSIAERGIMLIGTAHGQQLENIMKNPTLSDLIGGIGAVTLGDAEARARNCQKTILERKAPPTFDFLIEMRDRYYWLTHQTDKSVDMLLRGKIPQVEVRKRDEKCKVVIEKSKPYDKCQF, encoded by the exons ATGGTTGTTGGGAAACCATTGGCGGCAGGACGCCTATCCATTTCATGGAATCCGTGGAATCTGAATGTTAAGCCAATTCCACTTGCCACATTCAACTTCGCTCTTCGGTTGCAACCACCAACTTACCTCAATTTCCATGTTAGAGCATCTTGTTTTCCCGCTTCTTCCCCTCTTCCCCAGAACGATGATCTCCAAGCTCTCTTACAG ATTCTTCCATCCGATTTGCATGACAATCTCCTCAATGAACCGGACAGGGCTCAACTCTTAGAG GTTATATTGGATTTGGGTCGTTTGCCAGAGGCACGTTATCTTGGTAAAGAAGGAGGGCAATATATAAGGGAGTCTGAG GTAACTGTGAAAGAGCTGGAATATGCTCGACAAGCTGTTGGAGAGTTCGGCAGGGACAATAGAGCCGGCATCGAGGGTACATTGCACAGAATATCTGCAATACGAAGTAGGAAAGGTGGCATAGTTGGCTTGACATGCCGAGTTGGAAGGGCAGTCAGTGGCCAGATTAACATGGTTTATGACCTGCTTCAATACTGGAAGAGCATTTTATTTGTGGGAAG gCCTGGGGTTGGTAAGACTACTGTTATACGAGAGATTGCTCGTGTACTGTCAGATGAATTTCACAAGAGAGTG GTAATTGTTGATACCAGCAATGAAATCGGAGGTGATGGCAATATTCCGCATGCTGCAATAGGGAGTGCACGAAGGATGCAGGTACCTGAGCCATCAATGCAACATAGAGTGATGCTTGAGGCAGTAGAAAATCATATGCCTCAGGTGATTATAGTTGATGAGATTGGCACAGAAGCCGAAGCTCATGCTTGCCGATCAATTGCTGAGAGAGGAATCATGCTTATCGGGACTGCTCATGGACAACAACTTGAGAATATCATGAAGAATCCAACACTCTCGGATCTG ATTGGTGGAATAGGAGCTGTTACTCTGGGAGATGCAGAAGCTAGAGCAAGAAATTGTCAGAAGACAATTCTTGAAAGGAAAGCTCCTCCAACATTTGATTTCCTGATCGAGATGAGAGACAGATACTACTGGCTTACACATCAG ACAGACAAAAGTGTTGATATGTTGCTTAGAGGCAAAATTCCTCAAGTTGAG GTAAGAAAAAGAGATGAAAAATGCAAGGTTGTAATAGAAAAATCCAAACCATATGATAaatgtcaattttaa
- the LOC140181808 gene encoding uncharacterized protein, with the protein MSEGSCEVVKSDDAIEEEEEGSETSEDDDYEPRGSESSWTSDSIAENASTHSFGSLDFDDSDDEREGVEGLVDVNITEEGEKQSTPNQSHGQSSQPAARNLAKEKIVGEFGDEDTGYNSEEFLDTPFSDDEDDTGKRYPIHRPLKNMSEYTWEVETLYVSREEFKDCATAYTVSSGSGLRFTKVDLKRVKVECVEGCEWYAYFGKMKHERSWQLKSCNNKHNCSRELKIGIMHAKWLSKVFLNKIAENPKIKLTTLMRKAYTKWNVELTKSKASRIRQFALDELQGTYVEQYRRLYDYCHEILRTIPGSSVHLKVQRPPEFASERPMSGVDLRPRFERIYVMLDACRRSFMACRPMIGLDGCFLKTPCGGWLLTAMGWDPNDQILPIAYAVVEAETKDSWTWFLQHLCDDLGVDKIRTYTFMADQ; encoded by the coding sequence ATGAGTGAGGGATCATGTGAGGTTGTTAAGAGTGATGATGctattgaagaagaggaggaggggaGTGAGACATCTGAAGATGATGACTATGAACCCAGGGGGAGTGAAAGCTCATGGACTTCTGATTCGATTGCTGAGAATGCATCAACTCACAGCTTTGGTAGTCTTGATTTTGATGACAGTGATGATGAGAGGGAGGGAGTTGAAGGCTTAGTAGATGTGAACATCACAGAAGAGGGAGAAAAACAGTCTACACCCAATCAGTCTCATGGTCAATCATCACAACCAGCTGCACGAAATCTTGCTAAGGAAAAAATTGTAGGGGAATTTGGTGATGAGGATACAGGTTATAACAGTGAGGAGTTCCTAGATACTCCATTTAGTGATGATGAGGATGACACGGGAAAGAGGTATCCCATACACAGGCCGTTGAAGAACATGAGTGAATACACTTGGGAGGTGGAAACTTTGTATGTGTCAAGGGAGGAGTTCAAAGACTGTGCCACTGCATATACTGTCAGTAGTGGCAGTGGTTTGAGATTCACAAAGGTGGATCTGAAGAGGGTTAAAGTGGAATGTGTGGAGGGATGTGAGTGGTACGCATATTTTGGAAAGATGAAGCATGAGCGAAGTTGGCAGTTGAAGAGTTGCAACAACAAGCACAATTGCTCTAGGGAATTGAAGATTGGAATCATGCATGCAAAGTGGCTGAGTAAGGTTTTCTTGAACAAAATTGCTGAGAACCCGAAAATTAAGTTAACCACATTAATGAGGAAAGCATACACAAAGTGGAATGTGGAGTTGACCAAATCTAAGGCCTCCAGGATCAGACAGTTTGCTCTGGATGAGTTGCAGGGGACATATGTGGAACAGTACAGAAGATTGTATGACTACTGTCATGAGATACTGAGGACCATCCCTGGGTCATCAGTGCATCTGAAAGTTCAGAGGCCTCCTGAGTTTGCTTCTGAAAGACCAATGTCAGGGGTAGATTTAAGACCCAGGTTTGAGAGGATCTATGTGATGTTGGATGCTTGTAGGAGGAGTTTTATGGCTTGTAGGCCAATGATTGGGTTGGACGGGTGTTTTCTGAAAACACCTTGTGGAGGTTGGCTCCTGACTGCAATGGGTTGGGACCCAAACGATCAAATCCTGCCAATAGCATATGCAGTTGTGGAAGCTGAAACCAAGGACTCATGGACATGGTTTCTCCAGCACCTATGTGATGACCTGGGAGTTGACAAAATCAGGACCTACACCTTCATGGCTGACCAATAG
- the LOC112777580 gene encoding uncharacterized protein ycf45 isoform X2: MVVGKPLAAGRLSISWNPWNLNVKPIPLATFNFALRLQPPTYLNFHVRASCFPASSPLPQNDDLQALLQILPSDLHDNLLNEPDRAQLLEVILDLGRLPEARYLGKEGGQYIRESEVTVKELEYARQAVGEFGRDNRAGIEGTLHRISAIRSRKGGIVGLTCRVGRAVSGQINMVYDLLQYWKSILFVGRPGVGKTTVIREIARVLSDEFHKRVVIVDTSNEIGGDGNIPHAAIGSARRMQVPEPSMQHRVMLEAVENHMPQVIIVDEIGTEAEAHACRSIAERGIMLIGTAHGQQLENIMKNPTLSDLIGGIGAVTLGDAEARARNCQKTILERKAPPTFDFLIEMRDRYYWLTHQTDKSVDMLLRGKIPQVEVYDYSILYF, translated from the exons ATGGTTGTTGGGAAACCATTGGCGGCAGGACGCCTATCCATTTCATGGAATCCGTGGAATCTGAATGTTAAGCCAATTCCACTTGCCACATTCAACTTCGCTCTTCGGTTGCAACCACCAACTTACCTCAATTTCCATGTTAGAGCATCTTGTTTTCCCGCTTCTTCCCCTCTTCCCCAGAACGATGATCTCCAAGCTCTCTTACAG ATTCTTCCATCCGATTTGCATGACAATCTCCTCAATGAACCGGACAGGGCTCAACTCTTAGAG GTTATATTGGATTTGGGTCGTTTGCCAGAGGCACGTTATCTTGGTAAAGAAGGAGGGCAATATATAAGGGAGTCTGAG GTAACTGTGAAAGAGCTGGAATATGCTCGACAAGCTGTTGGAGAGTTCGGCAGGGACAATAGAGCCGGCATCGAGGGTACATTGCACAGAATATCTGCAATACGAAGTAGGAAAGGTGGCATAGTTGGCTTGACATGCCGAGTTGGAAGGGCAGTCAGTGGCCAGATTAACATGGTTTATGACCTGCTTCAATACTGGAAGAGCATTTTATTTGTGGGAAG gCCTGGGGTTGGTAAGACTACTGTTATACGAGAGATTGCTCGTGTACTGTCAGATGAATTTCACAAGAGAGTG GTAATTGTTGATACCAGCAATGAAATCGGAGGTGATGGCAATATTCCGCATGCTGCAATAGGGAGTGCACGAAGGATGCAGGTACCTGAGCCATCAATGCAACATAGAGTGATGCTTGAGGCAGTAGAAAATCATATGCCTCAGGTGATTATAGTTGATGAGATTGGCACAGAAGCCGAAGCTCATGCTTGCCGATCAATTGCTGAGAGAGGAATCATGCTTATCGGGACTGCTCATGGACAACAACTTGAGAATATCATGAAGAATCCAACACTCTCGGATCTG ATTGGTGGAATAGGAGCTGTTACTCTGGGAGATGCAGAAGCTAGAGCAAGAAATTGTCAGAAGACAATTCTTGAAAGGAAAGCTCCTCCAACATTTGATTTCCTGATCGAGATGAGAGACAGATACTACTGGCTTACACATCAG ACAGACAAAAGTGTTGATATGTTGCTTAGAGGCAAAATTCCTCAAGTTGAG GTATATGATTACTCTATACTATATTTCTGA